The genomic DNA AAGGCAAAGGCCAAGCCTGCCAAGAAACCTGGGATAAAGCTCAGTATGCTGCGGCCCAGCGTCAACAACATGACGGTCCGGGTTTTCGCGCGGGCGGCCGGGCTAGATCCCGCGGAGACCGACGCCTGGGGTCTGACGCGCACGCCAGAATTCCTGGCGCGGAACCCGGCGCATCTGACGCCGATGATCGAGGACAAAGGGCTGCCGCGCGGCGTGCTTTGGGAAAGCTGCGCCATCATGCAGTACCTCTCCAACAAGCACGGGCTGGACAAATTCTATCCAAAGGCGCCGGCCAAGCGGGCAATGGTCGACAGCGCCATGTTCTACCTGATCGGCACGCTCTATCCCTATGTGGCCAGAGCCACCTATCCGGCGCTCGGCTTTCCGCAATATGCCGGCGAGGTCGGCCACAGCGATGCCCACCCCGACAGGAAATCGGAGGCGCAGAAGGCGGCTGCCGCGGCGATCGCCGAACCGCTCGAGGTCTTTCACAGCTTCTTCAGGGACGGCAAGCCGTTCATCGGCGGCAACAATCCGTCGATCGCCGACATCCGCCTGGCGGCAACGCTCGAGTTCCTGGCCGTCATCGACTACGCGCTGCCCGAATGGGCGAAGGACTACATGGCTGCGATCGAAAAGAAG from Mesorhizobium sp. M1E.F.Ca.ET.045.02.1.1 includes the following:
- a CDS encoding glutathione S-transferase family protein — its product is MAKAATKGTKKAAAKPAAKAAKPAAKAAAKATTAAKVSAKPAPKATAKAAPKAKAKPAKKPGIKLSMLRPSVNNMTVRVFARAAGLDPAETDAWGLTRTPEFLARNPAHLTPMIEDKGLPRGVLWESCAIMQYLSNKHGLDKFYPKAPAKRAMVDSAMFYLIGTLYPYVARATYPALGFPQYAGEVGHSDAHPDRKSEAQKAAAAAIAEPLEVFHSFFRDGKPFIGGNNPSIADIRLAATLEFLAVIDYALPEWAKDYMAAIEKKLGKAYAEPAGDVRGYIAHVKAQAAS